A region from the Acidiferrobacter sp. SPIII_3 genome encodes:
- the gspN gene encoding type II secretion system protein N produces MRRKALYVLLALGAYAVFLLVTAPARVVLPDLIGGLPAFLRVADIHGTIWDGRLALFVSTNTGTDPLSRVRFRFTPFALIEGRAGYDLYFAGAVQGHMRIAFGRKVQTFSDLAITAPAGALATLVPAAQNFGPGGDLALHARNLVWGPHPSGHGTLTWDQAALVSAPVNPLGSYTAGFVLANQALAYHIRTLTGPLRVTGRGRYRLASGVLSFTGDVHGRGLRLGSLVRNIGVPDGRGGRRVTFRMPL; encoded by the coding sequence ATGAGGCGCAAGGCTCTCTATGTGCTGTTGGCGCTCGGGGCCTATGCGGTCTTTTTGCTGGTGACCGCCCCGGCGCGCGTGGTCCTGCCGGATCTGATCGGAGGCCTGCCGGCGTTTCTGCGCGTCGCCGACATCCATGGCACGATCTGGGACGGGCGGTTGGCGCTGTTTGTGTCTACGAATACCGGGACCGATCCCCTGAGCCGTGTCCGTTTCCGTTTTACGCCGTTCGCCCTCATCGAGGGTCGCGCGGGCTACGATCTGTATTTTGCCGGTGCGGTGCAGGGACATATGCGCATAGCCTTCGGGCGGAAGGTCCAGACGTTCTCGGACCTTGCCATCACCGCGCCCGCCGGTGCGCTCGCCACGCTGGTCCCGGCCGCGCAAAACTTTGGTCCCGGCGGCGATCTCGCGCTTCACGCCCGTAATCTCGTATGGGGGCCGCATCCCTCCGGCCATGGGACCTTGACCTGGGACCAGGCGGCGCTCGTGAGCGCCCCGGTGAATCCGCTGGGGAGCTATACCGCAGGTTTCGTGCTCGCAAACCAGGCCCTGGCTTACCATATTCGCACCCTGACAGGCCCGCTACGCGTGACCGGGCGCGGCCGCTACCGGCTCGCGTCCGGCGTCCTTTCATTCACCGGGGATGTGCATGGCCGGGGATTGCGTCTCGGGAGCCTTGTGCGGAACATCGGGGTCCCGGATGGCCGTGGCGGCCGCCGGGTCACCTTCCGGATGCCTTTATAG
- a CDS encoding DUF2892 domain-containing protein yields the protein MIYIKNVPVWERAVRLGVGGGLAIYGLTEVGGLWGVGMLVGALGLALTGVLGFCPACALAGRRLERRGVSESRPRVP from the coding sequence ATGATATACATCAAGAATGTGCCGGTATGGGAGCGGGCCGTGCGTCTGGGCGTGGGCGGCGGACTGGCGATCTATGGGCTTACGGAGGTCGGCGGGCTTTGGGGTGTGGGTATGCTGGTGGGGGCGCTGGGGCTCGCGCTGACCGGAGTGTTGGGATTTTGTCCGGCCTGTGCCCTCGCCGGTCGCCGATTGGAGCGGCGTGGTGTGAGTGAATCGAGGCCGAGGGTGCCATGA
- a CDS encoding RNA polymerase sigma factor, whose protein sequence is MIDTRILAPVIVAAQEGDAAALDQLLRACHPDVRRYAYRHCLISDVDDAVQEALLVLSRRLRSLRAVAAFPGWLFTIVRRECRRLERHVFGLDVFDEARMEEWLATCPDEALRVDLVCALESLPAHYREVVLLRDFAGLTIGALATRLALSPAAVKSRLHRARELVREYLIA, encoded by the coding sequence ATGATTGATACACGGATACTGGCGCCGGTAATCGTGGCCGCTCAGGAGGGTGACGCCGCGGCGCTCGATCAACTGCTGCGCGCCTGCCATCCGGATGTACGGCGTTATGCCTATCGGCATTGCCTTATCAGCGATGTCGATGACGCCGTGCAGGAAGCGCTTCTCGTCCTCTCTCGCCGCCTGCGCTCGTTACGTGCGGTGGCGGCGTTTCCCGGGTGGTTGTTTACCATTGTACGGCGGGAATGCCGGCGCCTGGAGCGGCATGTTTTCGGGCTCGATGTCTTCGATGAGGCGCGCATGGAAGAGTGGTTGGCCACGTGCCCCGACGAGGCGTTGCGCGTTGATCTGGTCTGCGCCCTCGAATCGTTGCCCGCCCATTACCGCGAGGTGGTCCTTTTGCGGGACTTTGCGGGGCTCACCATTGGGGCGTTGGCGACGCGCCTTGCCTTGAGCCCGGCGGCTGTGAAGAGCCGGCTCCATCGCGCACGCGAGCTTGTGCGGGAGTATCTGATCGCCTGA